The nucleotide sequence ATCCGCTACGACAACGGGGCGATCGCCACCGCCGAGGCCAGCTTCTCGGCCGCCTACGGCTACGACACCCGGGCGGAGGCCTTCGGCTCCGCCGGCATGGTCACCGCCGGGGACCTGGCGGCCTCGAGCATGCGCTACTACGGCCCGGAGGGCATCGCCGCCGAGACCGTCCGCGCCGACACCCAGTCGATGCGCGGCGCCTACACCGCGGAGCTGCAGGCCTTCACCGACACCGCCCTCGGACACCTCTCGCCGGGTCCGGGCGTGGAGGCGGCCCGGGACGCGCTGCGGATCGCCCTGGGCTGCATCGAGTCCTGCCGCACCGGCGCCCCGGTGAGCCTGGACCCGGTGGGAGCCACCCGATGAGCGGCTTCACCCTGGCGGCGAGCGCGGAGATGGTCTTCGTCGACCTGCCGTTCGAGCAGCGGGTGCGCCGGCTGCACGAGGCCGGGTTCGAGGTGGAGATCTGGGACTGGACCACCAAGGACCTGCCCGCCCTGGCCGCCACCGGGGCCCGGTTCGGGTCGATGACCGGCTACGTGCGCGGGGCCCTCGTGGACCCGGACGGGGCGGCGGAACTGCTGCGCACCGCAGAGGACTCGCTGGCCGCCGCCGAGGTCCTCGACTGCCCCCGGCTCAACGTCCACGGCACCGGCCTGGACCCCCAGGGGCTCCCCGTGGTGCCACACGAGGTGGTCACCGGGGCGGACTGGCTGGCAGCGGCCCGCACGCTGGAGCGGCTGGCCGTCCTGGGCGAGCGCCACGGGCGGGTCTTCACCCTGGAGAACCTCAACCGCGCCGTCGACCACCCGGGGGTGCCCTTCGGGGCGGCCGAGGACACCCTGGCGCTGGTCGCGGCGGTGGACAGTCCGCACCTGCGGCTGAACCTGGACCTCTACCACGCCCAGATCGGGGAGGGGAACCTGGTAGAACTGTGCCGGAGGGCCCTCCCGTACGTGGGGGAGATCCAGGTGGCCGACGTCCCCGGGCGGTGCGAGCCGGGCACCGGGGAGATCCACTTCCCCCGGGTGGCCACCGCCCTGGCCGAGGCCGGATACGAAGGAGTGATTGCGATGGAGGCCTTTGCCGCCGCCGACCCCGAGCTGGCGCTGAGACGATTCCGGGACGCCTTCACCGTTCCCCGCCCGTGAGCCCGGACGCCCCGGGGCGGGAAGCCCCCGGCCACC is from Kocuria rosea and encodes:
- a CDS encoding TIM barrel protein is translated as MSGFTLAASAEMVFVDLPFEQRVRRLHEAGFEVEIWDWTTKDLPALAATGARFGSMTGYVRGALVDPDGAAELLRTAEDSLAAAEVLDCPRLNVHGTGLDPQGLPVVPHEVVTGADWLAAARTLERLAVLGERHGRVFTLENLNRAVDHPGVPFGAAEDTLALVAAVDSPHLRLNLDLYHAQIGEGNLVELCRRALPYVGEIQVADVPGRCEPGTGEIHFPRVATALAEAGYEGVIAMEAFAAADPELALRRFRDAFTVPRP